TGGCCTAGTGAAAATGAAGGGATGGTCAAGATTgaaatttcttgattttgtgaaTTTAAAGAATGTGCATCTTGGTCATCATGAGGGATTAGACAAAcctgttattttaaaaaagcttgCCCATAATGCTGAATGGCAGAACATTGACAACAAAATTTGCACAGATGCTAACAGACCTCTTGGTTGTGATGTGGCAAGGGTTCTTGATAAGATGAAAACTACTAATTCAATTCAGAGAGAAGGATTACAACCCAAACACCTCAAAGATTTAAACTACATGTTTTCCTGTCCTACCTTTAACCTGATTGACAGAATATACAGATATTATAAGGAGAAAGTTTACCCTGAACGTCGTGATGTGATGTTTAGAGATAAGCTACAGATATATGCCACTGCTATGGTTAATCCAGAGCCACTCATACTTCAGGTATTTAAGTTACACAGAGTACTAACATAAAGTATCATAGCACCTATACAAGCACTTTGTAAAGACCTATCATTATTCATTAAACAGAAAATGTATGTCAcccaaaaaattcatattggTAAATAGtcattgttttgaaatatttgattatCTCTGAACACACTCAATTGACCTACTAATTAATTCCCTAAACTTCTAAAACACTTGAAAAGATGATTTATCTGGTTAAATCTGATCTAATGTTTTACTTACAGGTATATTGACTGATGTACTAACCAAATAAGTCATAACAAAACTTTTTCTTGGTATACAGACATTCCCCAAAAATGAAGGTTGGCCATTTCCAGAGTATTTTGGAGCTTGTGGCAGGTTTATTGTAGTGAGTAATGAAGGGGAACCTCTGAACAACTTCTACAATTCTCCTTGGCATAAACGGGTAAGATACTTCTATACATGATCTGTTTTCGAGGgaattcataataatttttgtgttaattaattttCGGCAtccagaaaagaaaaaaaaaattgtctgctttgctttgaaattgttttacaTGAACCTTAagcttgatttatttttttaggctGATTTAGCATACCAGATAATGAAGATTGCAGAAAGACTGACAAACCATGGCAAACCTTATGGTCTGTATTGGACAGATCTTAGTTATGAGAACTTGGTGGTAGATGATGCAGGAAGAGTGACAGTGGTGGATGTAGAAAATGTGGTAGTGGTAGATAGAACAGCTATTCGAAAAGGTTAGTTGGAAATAAAAGTGATtgtttactgtagattcctaattaaatgtgaggaattaatatccgtgtAAAATCGTGATAAACACCACTCGTGGATTTTAAAAATCCGCGAGTGGTGCTTCTCACGATTTTacacagatattaattcctcacatttaattaggaatctacagtaaaaaAAGCTTGCCCATAATGCTGAATGGCAGAACATTGCCAACAAAATTTGCACAGATGCTAACAGATAAATCTTGCTTTATGAGATTTGAGAACTATAAGAAATTAGGATAAGAATTCCAcgttttcaatttcatattctCACAATTTGTTACAAAACGACAGGTTCGCTGAACTaggtactcgcgtaatataaggaatctacagtatcacATCAATCAGCATATATAAtgaaaactttttataaaatcaacGAAGTTTCACTGTTTCAGTGATGGTTTGATACCAATTTCTTGAAAACACTAGATATATTTGAAGcctataaattttaatttcagtgAAACCAAAAGGTTACAATACTTTGCTGGAGTCAAATTTTGATGACTGTGGAGGGAAAAACTGCTTGGTCTTCTCCACTGAAGATCTGTGTACTCACATAGAGTCTGATCACAACTACTTCGCAGCCTGTCGCAATCTCCTCTCCAAATACGCCAACGAAGGGGATCTTGGTATGCCAGACGGTCTTCTCCATGATATGCCCAATTATGCACGGGATGACCATGATCTAGAACACCTGCTGAATGAATGTGTACATCCCACTTCTGCTGAAGGAAGAATCAAAGCTAAACAAAAGATCATGGAAGCACTCGATGTGCTTCGTAATATTAGGGACTCTAAAGATGTAGCAGAGGGGGAGAGAATTTAATCTTCGTGAAGTTTAGTTGTTTACCAAGTATGTAGGTCAACTGTTGAAAAGGAAggcatataaaacaaattttgatctCAGAAAACTTATACCTGTGATGCATATGTTGTGATTTGGCTGTTATAATACAGTTATTCTCAGGTTACCATACAAACAACACCTTTATTCTGTTAGTAAGCTATATAGCATTCAAAGATAGACACATCTACTAAAACAAGCTCTTATTTGTACAGCAAaagtattcatttttatatattttcttcaaaGTTTGATGTCAGTAATATTCCTTCAGTAGTGATATATTCCAAAACAGttgtattaaattttgtgtttgtttgcCTGCCATTTTGTTTCCTaagttaaaattttcataatctTGGTTTTCTTATAGATGTTGGTCAAACAACCATTTGATGGTATTTTGTATGgctaatttttaaaagaattttttttctgttgatatttttttttaaaacggttGATGGTATATTTATTAATGGTTTTTGGTGCTTTGTCAACACAAAAAAGTGCACATGTACATATCTCGGTATATCTACAGAGACACGATGTGGTAGACCAAAGTTGCATAGTAAAGTAGACCTATAGTGCAACACAGTGATATAGACCTTTATGACATAGAGAGGTTGACAATTTAGTAACAGTGAGTAGAGTTCACTGACTATAGAAGTGGTTGATCCATATAGTAACACAGTTAGGAAGACTTTACTGACTAGAAGTGGTTGATCTATAGTAACACAGTATTAAAGGTAGACTTTACTGACTAGAATTGGTTTACCTTTAGTAACAGTGAGGTAGACTTTACTGACTAGAATTGGTTTACCTTTAGTAACAGTGAGGTAGACTTTACTGACTAGAATTGGTTTACCTTTAGTAACAGTGAGGTAGACTTTACTGACTAGAATTGGTTTACCTTTAGTAACAGTGAGGTAGACTTTATTGACTAGAATTGGTTTACCTTAGTAACAGTGAGGTAGACTTTACTGACTAGAATTGGTTTACCTTTAGTAACAGTGAGGTAGACTTTACTGACTAGAATTGGTTTACCTTTAGTAACAGTGAGGTAGACTTTACTGACTGGAATTGGTTTACCTTTAGTAACAGTGAGGTAGACTTTACTGACTAGAATTGGTTTACCTTTAGTAACAGTGAGGTAGACTTTACTGACTAGAATTGGTTGATCCATAGTAACTTAGTATTAAAAGTAGACTGTACAGACTAGAATTGGTTGACGTTTAGAAACAGTGAGGTAGACCTTGCTGACTCAAAGAGGTTAAGCTATAGGAACACAGTGAGGTACAGGTAGACTTTACTGACACAGTGAGCTAGACTAACAGAGATCAGACAAACATATATAGTGAAATAAACTTTTAGTGACAGTGACTGAAGTAGACCTTACTGGTTCagaaaataagacatttaatGAAACTACAATTAAGGAAGGATATAATGAGgtaaactttttttcttaatgtaGGTCTAATGTGAGGAGGCAGATACACTAAAATATTGCTATAGTCACTGTGAATAACCTTACTGGCACAGAGAAGGAGGCCTTTTAAATAGTGACATAACAATAAAGGAAGGTTTTAGAGACACAGTGATGTAAACTTGTCTGACACAGCATGGTAGACCTAGAACATATAGATTGATGTAGATCATAGGATGACCTATAGTTTTCACGGGTGAAACAATTCAATATTTGTGCAGTCATGCTCTgcttgtatgaaaaaaaaaagtttgatgtattttattaaaagagGTATCTTCTATACTTGATGTTCAGGTATTATGCTGTGAAGTAAACTGTATTTGGATTGgttcttttaaatgtttagaTTTGCATATTGAATTGATTGTTAGGCACATACTGTTCTATTTACACACAATCATAAATGTATGCAAAAAGTGTACTATATTCATTGATAAAAATCATCTCTACGCAAATACTTTTAGTTGAATTACTATTAAGTCTTTGAATCATTGCTACTATTTTCCAATTTCTATAGTTAATTCCATATTGGTTATATTGTTggtttatacatttatacatgtatatattgcatCATCCATATTGTtacatattgtattttcttgGTTTTCTGAGAAGCaaaaaaatttgtaatattCTAGAGTATTGCCATCTTACTAATTCCAGAATGActtaatcaaaattatatatggATGTTGATTATCCTAATCATTCGCTaccagattaaaaaaaacagaaaagatAACAAATCTactatgaaaatgaaaaaataacttaagAGCTCGCTTGGACAAATTTTGCAAATTATCTAAAAACTTTTTCAACATTTCCTTTATGTTTCTACTCAGAAATCTTAAATGTTTTCAAACGAACCATATATAAGTATATGTCATTTATAAGTGTTaacttgttttaattaaaactttacaatattatcattatgtacttgttttaattatattacaTTTTAATCCTATCTACCTAATACTTCTGCAAAAGGTGTTTTTACTTGATATATGTTAAATATGTGTCCAAATGAAATGGTCTcgtattttatttatcaacCTTTATTTATAGTGGTATATGGGACACCTCTTTGTTGTTatatatttcttatcaaaataaacagtaaaataaagtacatgtacctatatttttataatttattctttttcaaaaattcctaaCTAACATGTAGCTCAACGAGTAAATATTAGAGCAATAACTTCGAATCTGTCACAGGTTGAAGCCTGCTGAGGCGTGGGGCtgtattataatttttacatttttaaagaaatttcaaacatttttttggtcaaatattgtacatgttgcattttgaaaattctaaaacggtaaaagtattttaattataatgtaattttaGTCACATTTATATCCACAGGTGTCCCGTACCACCTTTAGctcttaattgttcaaattcAAAGTAACTCGGAGCCAATTAATAGTAattactattaattaattaattaattggtGTGCGATTGACCCATGTGCCTTGTTATGAACCATTCCTCCATCTTTGAAAAATATACACAGACTTGTTTCATTCATATTTGTAtcaattttgttgatttaatgaaaattagTTTCAAAGAActttattatacaaatattcactgaggttgagggcaacattgattgaaatggcccccttgggacaaataTTTTGGTATTGAAACATATTGTTGCAATTTTTTACAGCTACGCATAGAATTCCCaagtaaattttacattaagtCCATTTCCTAAAAATCACATCAAAAGGTCTCTGGTAATATTCTCCTCCCTTAGGAATTATGCTACATATGTTCTAGTTTTTACTCCTCAATATATACCCAAATCCATTGCTGGCTCTACTAATAAGGAGcgatgatttttttataaatgttggGAATATCTTTAATGTTGATAAGTTATTCCTAGCCAGtcaaaaaatattgaccagtgagtatttttaaaacaagataaaatttaaatgattgactTCGTCTTAAGAAAGTTATATATCATAGTGTGAATATGCTactgaatataaaaatacatattaaatattccgattcaatgaacatttgattTTGTGGATCAAATTACCCAAAAAATCCCACAAAAATGGTACAagtattcaatgaatattgaaaaCACAGTACAGTAGTCCACAatctaataataaaataaaatataaaataaaatgaagacataaaaatatattggtaaCATAAGGCTGAGACAgcagaaatatttatttttactccATATTTCACATCACATAAATAAATGGTTGTCTATGTCTGGGTAACATCAAGAGCTTGGTTTTGTGTTCTGGGTAAGATAGGCCTGGACTGCCCTCCACAGGGCCGTGATATTCCCGGCACCAAAACCCTGGGCACCAACTCTCTGAATCAGTTCCAagaaaaatgttcttttacTGAAGATTGGCTTGGTAAACTTTTGGAGTAAGTATCTGcaaatgaaacaatattaaaatattaatgcatAAAATATATTGCTGATATCCCTACAGTCTGAAACTAGAAATATGTACAAGGGACACAGACTGATTTAATTGACATTTgtattgcataaaaaaataaaatacaagtaaAATGATACATGACGAATTACATAGGTCTTTGTTAAGTACAtactagacaacattgagaaagtgaccatctcaaagggcctTCCTTACATAATGAACAAAGGATGAAAGGAATTTCGAAGAAATTTGTTTCGACCTTGACCTATACCTTAGacattttccagctggcattgAACTTCTAATGCAACCACATAACCCTTTGTATACAGGCTTTTTGTTCAATCAAAGCAAGATTAAGCAAATGAGATATAACCTATGGTCTCAAACTGATTATAAAGAGATCcactatgaccttcacattgacttggttcaaggtcactgcacatcatTAACCAAAAAGCTTTGTTTAAGTAACTGTAAGGTATTAACCAAATAGGACTAAGTGATGAGTATCTATttgctctttaaaaaaaattattgtgtgatccgatatgaccttgacacttgccCTACAAATATCATTGAAGATCAATGCATACCCTTTGAACAAAGACaacatgtgggtgaagtatgagccagactgaagcaaagggagagaaatatgctttaaacaacaatttttcatttgattctgctatgaccttcacatctgaccttgaaaattggttcaaggtcactacacaccatTTGCTCAAAAGCTTTGGTTATGTGAAGGATGAGCCAAATAAGGTTAAGTggaaagtatatatgctctgaaaaaaggattATTGTGCAAtccgatatgaccttgacccataatctacaaacttcattcaagatcactgcacatcctttgaCCATAAGCACTCTgtgagtgaagtatgagccaaattGAACCAAGGGAGAGAAAATATGCTCCAGACAAATGATCTTGGTTGGATCGACAGATTGTACGAAAAAAAGATGGATGAACAGATGGACAGAGAGACTGATCACAATAAAGTGCCTGTAGAGTGAGGCCCTAGTAATATATAACAACATATTTTAGACTTATGTAAATGCTAAAATGTGATAATAAAGTCTACATGTAGGTAACAGGGGAGGTCAAGGTCAATTTAAAACAACATGGTTATATTGTTCTAAAAAGCTTTTAATTTCTTATTCTCCTAATAATTATAGCTCTATATATAGACTTGAGAGGTTATTAATTCATGAGATACTCTTTAATATCTGGAACTATATAAGATTCTTTTCTCAAGGTGCTGCTTTTTAATAGTGATGTACATTAAAGATGGATAACATTCTATGAagatagtacatgtacacatgaaGTTGTACACCAAATGGAGGATATCAATTCTGCAAATAGTTAAAGAGACAGGTATTAAGtggaaatattgaaatgaaCTGAGATTTatatcaattctatgtaaaacatataaaaattcTCTTATTTTAACGAGGTATATTATATACTCCATGTACAGTATTACTTCCTTCCAATGTATTTTCTACTCTTGTATTATCACTTAAATATAAACTGAGGATCTTTACCTATGGTTTTCACACTGGTTTTTGGAGTCCTCATCAACATCTGCTTCAGTGTCCAGTAATACGCCACAGGACATAAGATCTTCCACATTAAATCCAACCTTCTTCATCTCTGAGAGTTTCTGTTCCTTTAAAAATAGGATGTGGTTGTACATACAGTAAAAATGCTATAGCTTTAATCTACAAGTCTCCATTTATAAGTCTTATAATTTCCAATATTGATTTTAAGTTTagcatttatttgatttaacaCATTTctgtatgtacatacatgtaattacaaacATCTATGAATGTGGTTCATCAATGTACTTTTTTCAGCAGTATACATTGCTTTTTCTCAAAAAACACTAAAATAGAAAACCAGAcaaatgtatatactgattgtatgttgtaatatgtttacagcAATATATATACACTTACATCTTCATAATAAGCTTGTGGTGTTTCAACAAATTGGGCACCACTTCGTTTGAAGATGGCAACAGTTGACATAATATCTGGAGTATAGAGTCCCATATGCTGCACCCCGGGGCCACCATGGTCCTCTAGGAATATGTCCACTTGGTTTGCacctaaaataaaaatttactctGTGAGAAAATTCTTCAAATGACATTTAAATTTGAAAGCATCTCATGCCATCTATTTATGTCACATAATGAAATGAActttaaagtaaaattcaaaTCTTATTCCAGTCAATATGCCAACAACAAATATGATTCTCAAGAAATGCCACAATAATAGTTCCTTTTATTCAAATCAAAGAAGTATTCAAGTATGCCATTTGCCCAGAGTAAACTACACACTTGTACTAATCTTACATGGAAAGTGTTCATAAGAATAAATGTTTCAATGACCATCAGACATTAGTAGATAAATGGTTTTAATGCATGCATGGTGACATTACCTTGACCTTTTAGAGACTCAACAAGGACAAATCTAATGGATTCCTGACTATTCCCTGATGTAAGCCCTGTCTCGGAACACTTCCAGTACTCCATGGCTTTCATTCTCATTCCTATACCTGTATCACTTATCAAAAATCCATCATCTTCATCCTCATTGCTGGAAATAAAGAGCAGAATTAATTAAGATTCTTCCGAGATGATTTTTCCCTTTTAAGAAATAGCAGACTCAAAACAGATTGTATCATGCACAAATCAATTTTCTTGTCTTTTGGAATATTTCTATCTGCACTGCTTACTGTACTAGGAATTAAGTTTTC
This is a stretch of genomic DNA from Crassostrea angulata isolate pt1a10 chromosome 4, ASM2561291v2, whole genome shotgun sequence. It encodes these proteins:
- the LOC128179804 gene encoding divergent protein kinase domain 2A-like yields the protein MLSAEIRNRRAGTTKASMTRVHSIVSDATYRLKRLPVRAKCFLIFAAILSFYLYGSIFLSLTKNHLTEESYLQTDKCPACFGHSICTDLKDGLVKMKGWSRLKFLDFVNLKNVHLGHHEGLDKPVILKKLAHNAEWQNIDNKICTDANRPLGCDVARVLDKMKTTNSIQREGLQPKHLKDLNYMFSCPTFNLIDRIYRYYKEKVYPERRDVMFRDKLQIYATAMVNPEPLILQTFPKNEGWPFPEYFGACGRFIVVSNEGEPLNNFYNSPWHKRADLAYQIMKIAERLTNHGKPYGLYWTDLSYENLVVDDAGRVTVVDVENVVVVDRTAIRKVKPKGYNTLLESNFDDCGGKNCLVFSTEDLCTHIESDHNYFAACRNLLSKYANEGDLGMPDGLLHDMPNYARDDHDLEHLLNECVHPTSAEGRIKAKQKIMEALDVLRNIRDSKDVAEGERI